From a region of the Etheostoma cragini isolate CJK2018 chromosome 20, CSU_Ecrag_1.0, whole genome shotgun sequence genome:
- the LOC117935845 gene encoding tumor necrosis factor ligand superfamily member 10-like, with the protein MAVSVSLQSLGLILLTAVLVQTTAVALSFLYFNKVLSTMQESFSRSSVSCLINASPHAVVEDSAQDKKSDPCWQVTQQLHYHIEKTMADRFQKEISTAMRNKLTGVLPFLSPGVRGVPLPKVAAHVTGVISSTGPPTADGPRSSRGYLGERIEAWEGHRGLSFLQNMELRGGELLVPRAGLYYIYGQTYFRLSSTEETDGETGDAKEEGAELVQYIYKKMSSYAVPILLMKSSRSTCWPRGQEPGLFSLHQAGTAFLQPADRLFLTVSNASAMEMDGRASYFGAFLVG; encoded by the exons ATGGccgtctctgtgtctctccagAGTCTGGGGCTCATCCTGCTCACAGCAGTCCTCGTGCAGACCACCGCGGTTGCCCTCAGTTTCCTGTACTTCAACAAGGTCCTGAGCACG ATGCAGGAGAGTTTCTCCCGCAGTAGCGTGTCCTGTCTGATTAACGCAAGTCCGCACGCCGTGGTCGAAGATTCAGCGCAGGACAAGAAGAGCGACCCCTGTTGGCAAGTCACGCAACAGCTCCACTACCACATAGAGAAG ACGATGGCTGACAGATTCCAGAAGGAGATATCCACCGCTATGAGAA ATAAGCTGACGGGAGTGCTGCCTTTCCTGAGCCCCGGGGTTCGAGGGGTCCCTCTTCCTAAAGTTGCTGCACATGTGACCGGTGTCATCTCGTCCACAGGGCCTCCAACAGCAGACG GCCCACGGAGCAGCAGGGGGTACCTTGGGGAGCGAATCGAAGCGTGGGAGGGCCACAGAGGTCTGTCCTTCCTGCAGAACATGGAGCTGAGGGGAGGAGAGCTGCTGGTGCCCAGAGCAGGCCTCTACTACATCTATGGTCAGACCTACTTCAGACTGTCCTCCACGGAGGAGACAGATGGGGAGACAGGGGACGCAAAGGAGGAAGGAGCAGAGCTCGTCCAGTATATCTACAAGAAG ATGAGTTCCTACGCGGTGCCCATCCTGCTGATGAAATCGTCCCGGAGCACCTGCTGGCCTCGGGGTCAGGAGCCTGGTCTCTTCTCCCTGCATCAGGCCGGTACTGCCTTTCTGCAGCCGGCTGACCGCCTCTTCCTCACCGTTAGCAATGCCAGCGCCATGGAGATGGACGGGAGGGCAAGCTACTTTGGGGCCTTCCTTGTGGgctaa
- the msl2a gene encoding E3 ubiquitin-protein ligase MSL2a → MNPVNATALYVSASRAVLQCDPRQPHTFAEMYTLLPFFRQSLACLVCGKLLQNPISPAHAECQHYVCLACKGQKMQIRPSCSRCKDYSCFQENKQLSLLVQCYRKLCLYVTHSPLLQSISSHMGGSPEVLAMLEEVLMSHKEEIETDDPSLAQEDVNPSAPESLTPTEPPLPPAELSAVPQSSSSDPPRSNGPQECNGEVLEDLDPSSPELEVCELVEEQPQTGLSVSNTGCGGLELSLTTGHLAPIPGTVCSLRDGESSSRELEEGEVLLLSVEEVLQTLDPLQPGRDSPHTQPDCMHTHTHITSDRAHAQMYIQLDAAHNYTQIQTDRTNTGACDGTHMHTSSFNAPPTTKPPPVRLKRKRSRSESDREKVKPLPIASILQGPSLHVPTPNPSQTLYMQPPTPSLSVPAHTYSFLPNGVPPKPSRPVPNHNKGARKHVDSGPKKPHAKARSGGGSKIKDGSKEQRLMSGCLVPPAPIRPPYKKPVEKKGCKCGRATQNPSVLTCRGQRCPCYSNRKACLDCICRGCQNSYMANGEKKLEAFAVPEKALEQTRLTLGINLTSITAAAALRNPATTSIRANTLLNVATATGTPVTTAFLSPSPLQEPSYEDSLELLIG, encoded by the exons ATGAACCCCGTTAATGCAACCGCTCTGTACGTGTCCGCCAGCCGGGCCGTCCTGCAGTGTGACCCGCGGCAGCCTCACACTTTCGCAGAGATGTACACGCTACTGCCCTTCTTCCGCCAGTCCCTTGCATGCCTCGTCTGTG gTAAACTGCTCCAGAATCCCATTTCCCCAGCACATGCAGAGTGTCAGCATTATGTCTGCTTGGCCTGTAAAGGCCAGAAAATGCAGATAAGGCCTTCCTGCAGCCGCTGTAAAGACTATTCCTGCTTCCAGGAAAACAAACAGCTCTCCTTGCTGGTGCAGTGCTACAGGAAGCTCTGCCTCTATGTCACTCATTCGCCGTTGCTGCAGTCGATCAGCAGCCATATGGGAGGGTCTCCAGAGGTTCTAGCCATGCTAGAGGAGGTGCTAATGTCACACAAAGAGGAGATAGAGACAGATGACCCAAGCCTGGCACAGGAAGATGTGAATCCATCAGCCCCTGAGTCCCTTACCCCCACAGAG CCACCACTTCCTCCTGCCGAGCTCTCAGCTGTACCCCAGAGCTCGTCCTCTGACCCTCCCCGTTCTAATGGACCACAGGAATGCAATGGAGAAGTGCTTGAGGACCTGGATCCCTCTTCTCCTGAGCTGGAAGTATGCGAGCTGGTAGAGGAGCAGCCCCAGACAGGCCTGTCTGTGTCCAATACTGGTTGTGGTGGTCTGGAACTGAGTCTGACCACTGGACATCTAGCCCCAATTCCAGGCACTGTGTGCTCACTCAGGGATGGGGAATCTAGCAGCAGGGAGCTGGAAGAGGGGGAGGTGTTGCTCCTCAGTGTGGAGGAGGTGTTACAGACTTTGGATCCCCTTCAGCCTGGTCGAGATTCTCCTCATACACAGCCAGAttgcatgcacactcacacacacattacatcgGACAGAGCACACGCTCAAATGTACATACAGCTGGACGCAGCTCACAACTACACACAGATTCAAACAGACAGGACTAACACAGGGGCATGTGATGgtactcacatgcacacatcctCCTTCAATGCTCCTCCAACCACCAAGCCCCCGCCAGTTCGCCTTAAACGTAAACGTTCTCGTTCAGAGAGTGACAGGGAAAAGGTGAAACCCCTCCCTATTGCCTCCATCCTACAGGGCCCCTCTTTACATGTACCCACTCCAAACCCCTCTCAGACACTGTACATGCAACCACCTACACCTTCCTTAAGTGTACCAGCACACACATACTCGTTTCTTCCCAATGGAGTGCCCCCCAAGCCCAGTCGCCCTGTGCCAAACCACAATAAAGGTGCCAGGAAGCATGTTGATTCGGGCCCCAAGAAGCCCCATGCGAAGGCCCGCAGTGGTGGAGGCTCCAAGATCAAGGATGGAAGCAAAGAGCAGCGGTTGATGTCAGGCTGCCTTGTGCCCCCAGCGCCTATAAGGCCTCCATATAAGAAGCCAGTGGAGAAGAAGGGCTGTAAGTGTGGCAGGGCCACCCAGAATCCATCTGTGCTGACCTGCAGGGGGCAGCGCTGTCCCTGCTACTCCAACCGCAAG GCATGCTTGGATTGTATCTGTCGAGGTTGCCAGAACTCCTACATGGCCAACGGTGAGAAGAAGCTCGAGGCTTTCGCCGTGCCAGAGAAAGCCTTGGAGCAGACGCGGCTCACACTTGGCATCAATCTCACCAGCATCACTGCAGCCGCGGCCCTCCGCAACCCGGCAACCACCAGCATCCGCGCTAACACCCTCCTCAATGTCGCCACAGCAACGGGTACCCCTGTGACCACAGCCTTCCTGTCCCCCAGCCCCTTGCAAGAGCCCAGTTATGAGGACAGCCTGGAGCTGCTGATTGGATGA
- the pccb gene encoding propionyl-CoA carboxylase beta chain, mitochondrial has translation MMAALSVSRSSFGLLNGFRTSFRTSFRSLGQVKHGAVAAAVLPTNLQRDSRWYSVSHLSVKERIDKKRTSALAGGGQMRIDAQHKKGKLTARERVELLLDPESFVESDMFVEHRCSDFGMEQDRNKFPGDSVVTGRGRINGRLVYVFSQDFTVFGGSLSGAHAQKICKIMDQAMTVGAPVIGLNDSGGARIQEGVESLAGYADIFLRNVLASGVVPQISLIMGPCAGGAVYSPALTDFTFMVKDTSYLFITGPDVVKSVTNEDVTQEELGGAKTHTTVSGVAHHAFENDVEALLNMREFFNFLPLSNKDPAPIRECHDSSERLVHSLDTIVPFETTKAYDMLDIVKTIVDESDFFEIMPNYAKNIVVGFARMNGRTVGIVGNQPKVASGCLDINSSVKGARFVRFCDAFNIPIITFVDVPGFLPGTAQEYGGIIRHGAKLLYAFAEATVPKITIITRKAYGGAYDVMSSKHLRGDVNYAWPTAEVAVMGAKGAVQIIFRGKENQAEAEAEYVEKFANPFPAAVRGFVDDIIEPSTTRKKICRDLEVLASKKQINPWKKHANIPL, from the exons ATGATGGCGGCTCTCAGTGTGTCCCGAAGCAGCTTTGGACTGTTAAACGGTTTTAGGACGTCGTTTAGGACGTCTTTCAGGAGTTTGGGGCAAGTAAAACATGGCGCAGTCGCTGCTGCAGTGCTACCGACGAACCTGCAACGGGACAGCCGCTGGTATTCTGTCAGCCACCTGTCCGTTAAGGAAAGGATTGACAAGAAACGGACGTCGGCGCTAGCCGGCGGAGGTCAGATGAGAATAGATGCACAACACAAAAAG GGTAAGCTGACGGCCAGGGAGCGGGTGGAGCTTCTGCTGGACCCCGAGTCCTTTGTGGAGTCGGACATGTTTGTGGAACATCGCTGCTCCGACTTTGGCATGGAGCAGGATAGGAACAAG TTCCCAGGTGACAGCGTTGTGACAGGCAGAGGCAGGATCAATGGCAGGCTGGTTTATGTATTCAGTCAG GACTTCACAGTGTTTGGTGGCAGTCTGTCTGGAGCTCATGCACAGAAGATCTGTAAG ATTATGGACCAGGCCATGACAGTTGGAGCTCCGGTCATCGGTTTGAACGACTCCGGAGGAGCACGGATCCAGGAAGGAGTGGAGTCTCTGGCTGGATATGCAGATATATTCCTG AGGAACGTATTGGCTTCAGGAGTCGTCCCTCAGATCTCGCTGATCATGGGTCCCTGTGCAGGAGGAGCCGTCTACTCCCCCGCCCTGACAGATTTCACCTTCATGGTGAAG gacacATCATACCTGTTCATCACAGGACCTGACGTTGTGAAGTCTGTCACCAACGAAGACGTGACTCAAGAGGAGCTCGGTGGAGCCAAAACACACACCACCGTGTCTG GAGTGGCTCACCATGCCTTTGAGAATGACGTCGAAGCCTTGCTCAACATGCGAGAGTTCTTCAATTTCCTGCCGCTAAGCAATAAGGATCCCGCCCCCATTAGGGAGTGCCACGACAGCAG CGAACGTCTGGTACACTCATTGGACACCATCGTCCCGTTTGAGACAACTAAAGCCTATGACATGTTGGACATCGTTAAAACA ATAGTGGATGAGAGCGACTTCTTTGAGATCATGCCCAACTACGCCAAAAACATTGTGGTGGGATTTGCCCGCATGAATGGACGCACTGTAGGCATTGTGGGTAACCAGCCCAAAGTGGCTTCTG GTTGTTTGGACATCAACTCCTCAGTGAAAGGAGCCCGCTTTGTACGCTTCTGCGATGCCTTCAATATTCCCATTATCACCTTTGTGGATGTGCCGGGCTTCCTGCCag GTACGGCTCAGGAGTATGGAGGCATCATCAGACACGGAGCCAAACTGCTGTATGCCTTTGCAGAGGCCACCGTCCCGAAAATAACCATCATCAccagaaag GCTTACGGAGGAGCCTATGACGTGATGAGCTCCAAACACTTGAGAGGAGACGTGAACTACGCCTGGCCCACAGCTGAGGTTGCTGTCATgggcgccaag GGTGCTGTTCAGATTattttcagaggaaaggagaacCAGGCGGAGGCGGAGGCCGAGTACGTGGAGAAGTTCGCCAACCCCTTCCCAGCTGCTGTCCGAG GTTTTGTGGATGACATAATCGAGCCGTCGACCACTCGCAAGAAAATCTGCAGAGATCTGGAGGTCCTGGCCAGCAAGAAGCAGATAAACCCCTGGAAGAAACACGCCAACATTCCTCTGTGA